GGAAAGGTCACTCTGTTATGTCCCAAGTATATTGGGGGAAATGGGAGAGTGGCCTGGAGACAGAGTTCGGAGATGAATTAGGAGGCTAATGCAGTCAAGAACTGAGGTACTAAGGTAGTGACACGGTGGAGATAAGTGgagaaatattaaatacatttttatataatcaacCATACTAAGTGATTGATTAGCTTGATGAGGAATAGACGGAAGCCAAAGGTGACCAACTCCAAGCTTTCTACCTTGAACAGCTGAGCTGGTGCCCAGAGATGACGAACCAGAGGTACATGTCTGTTGAGGAAATGATGAATTCGCCTTGAGGTGTGTTCAGTAAAGTGTCTGCCGAATGCCGAGGAGATAGATGGGATATGTgggtctaaagcaggggtgtccaaactgcggcccgcaatccatttttaattggcctgcagcaaattccaaaaatatatttagtttacttaaataaaccaggtgaggcaatacgtacttcacctcgagtgagtggcccggctgtttgtgtattttaccgcatagggcccttggtgaaaaacgttgaaaaaagtttggacacccctgctctaaagctcaggagaggtctgggctggaaGTACTGACTTGGACAAATGAGGCTGTGTGGAAGAGCAGGAAGAGCAGAGGGCAGGAGAAAGAACCTGGGAACACGACAATTTCAGGACTTGTCTGGTGTACGTTCCACCACCCCAAAGAGCTTATCGTAACCTTTCGGTTTCCAGTCAAAGTAATTAAAGacacacattttttaatccatctgGTTTATTTGCCAATAGCTATAATTTTGGATCTAACTGATACCCCTTCTTCAGTTAAACCGCCACTTAAAGAAGGTCAGGGAGACAACTTCAGAACTTGGGCGGGTGGGGCGTAAGCATGGAGAGGCTGGGATGGCGGCGGGAGGGTCGGGGCTGAGCCTCTCAGGAGTAACTACCTGGCCCTCCCAGGGGGATGATGAAGACCGAGATGTCATCCCCGGAACCCAGCTTGTTGTTGGGGAGACGCCAGCCACGGTCCCGGGGAGCGCCCCGGGCCCCCAGGACTAGAGCTTGGGCCAGAGCTGTGTACCTGCCAGAAGCACAGGAGCACATTCACGTACCAGCATGTACATGGGAAGATACATACACAGGCCCTCATTGCTTCCCTTTACCCGTTCCTTCCCCACTGTCATCCCTTCACTGTCATTCACCCCCTACCTGTTGGGGTCATTGGGCTCATAGCCTGACAGCACCCTGTCCACAGTGGCGGCTACCTCACAGTCACTGGTGACATCCCACAGCCCATCTGTTCCCAGGACCAGCACGTCATCCGGGCAGTGCTCATATTGTGTCAGGTCATATACTCGCACCTGGTGGGAAAAGAGAGTGGAGAGGGAGCTTGCGGATGAGGACACCGGCGGTGAAAGCCAGCCTAAGACCCCCGGAGGAGGTACAGTGTGGTTAAGGAGGTCCCCATATGGCTCACCTCAGGGAAGCAGGACAGGAAGGGCTTGATGGGCAGGGTGGAACTGCAGACCTTGAGGTTGTGGTCTCCTAAGCCCCGGGTCACCCCAATGGTGGCCATCATTCGAGCCTAAAGGAAATGAGGCAGGGATGCTGCTATAGCCCTCTCCCAGACTCTCTGAAACAGTGgaccctcccacccctgccctgccctcaggTAGAACCTCCACCTCCCTAGACAACTTGTGATGGGTCCTCCGGCCCTCTCCCACCTCTATCATGGAGTTTACCTTTTTGCCCTCCCCACAGACCAGAGGAAACCTGAGATCCTCCAGCTCGATCTTTTTGTaggccctggggagggggggAGTAGAGGAGGCATGACCCAGGCATCAAAGGCCCTCTCCCCTAGGAGCCACACCCCTCACACAAACCCCTAAGAGCCACATCCCCCAAACTCCCAGCCCGGCCCAGCCTCCAGCTTCCCCCTTGCTGCTGGTGAGGGACTGCTTGCGTTACTATGGGAATGGACCCAGCTCTGAGGGAAGTGTTACCAGCCGGTCATGGTCTGGTCCCGGTACAGCATCCTCTGACCCAGCTCCTTGGGCTGAACTCTTCGAGGGAACTCGAGGTGGGTGAATTCACCCCCCAGTAGCTCCGGTTTCATGAAGCCCTGGGGTTGGGAGTGGCCAGACAGAGCAGAGGGCCAGGGGCCATGAGGCTTACAGCACACCCTGGTGTATAAATGATCTTACTTGGAGCAGACCCTTAAATGGAGTTTACAAGGTGGGGTGCACTGTCTAATATTAGcctatattaactcatttactgcTCACAACAACCCTCTTAAGGCAGGAAGTACTGACGCAAGTTAAGGGaattgtccaaagtcacacaattagCAAAGCACTCGAATCAGGATACAATTACAGACAGTCTAGCTCCAGAGCCAGTGCTTAAAACTGTAAACCCCTCTCGGGCCTTTGCCATTCCCTCCCCACCAATGACTCCACTTCCTTCCTCAGCCGGGGCCTAGAGGGAGCACCTGAGCGGCCCCTACTCCTTCCTGCTGCGTCCTCCACCAGCTCAGCCCTGTACTCCTCCCAGTAAGGAGCTGTCTGTCTGTGTGTTGGGAGGGAGTCCCTGGACATAGGGCACAAACAGACACAAAACTCAACAAAGAACAGGGGTAGGACGTTTGGTTCCTACTTACGAGCAGCTGAAGACGTTGGCGCTCAGTCTCCGGGGTGAATTCCCGAGACATTGGAATGATTTCACCATTCCGGACAATGATAGCTCtgcccagagaaagaaaagatttggCTTTGACTCTCCTCAGATCGCTCGTGGAGAATTCCAGAAGGGCCAGAATGGCCCTTAGGATCCCGCACCCAGGCCCCCATCTTTCCTCCCCTCATGGCTATTTCAGGCCCTTCCTTATGTCTGTGATTCTTTCTGACCCCTtccattctttgatttttttaaacacccATCACCTCACTCTTTTCTGTTACCCCATTCCACAGCGTGACCCCTGCAACCATTGTCAACCGTCCCCCCCTTACCTGCTGTCACCTGCATTGGCCACGTAGACCTTGCCTAGCAGATACACCACAACCAGTGCACAGCAGCCCCCCTCCACTTGGTGGCCACGCCGCTCTTGGGCCATCTGCTCATCCTGCCACGGGAGGAAAGGTCGAAGGGGATGGATGAAGAAGTTCCAGGCATACAGCCACCCCCCTCTATTTGCAGAAGCAAACTGGCCCAGCCAAGCCAtactgggggagaggagggaggacatGGGTGtaactcccttcctccctcccctctgaaCCAAGCTCTGCTCAGGCTCTCAGAGGTGTTGTGGGTTCTCAGGGTCACCCCCTCAGGCCACCTGGATTCCACATAGAATTCAGAGTGTCTGCCTAGCAGGCCCTTGGCCCGGGACACCCACTCACCATGACATGGAAGGCATTCTCAATGGCCCCCACTACCAGGCTCTCATGAGTCACTTCTTTCTGTGAAGACCAGCAGGACTGAGGACCAACCAAGTGAGAGGGATCTGAGGAACCTGGGGCCCCCGGGGTagaggggaggcagaggggaggtGGCGAGGGGTCCTGGAGTATCTCTACTAGGTCCTTTAGCTGCTCCCGAATGTGGCAATGCAGGAGCCGGGAGGCCATTTCAGCAGCTCCACCCCCTGCATGCCCATCAAACAGTCCCCAGTAGTAGAAGCACAGTCCCTGGTGGAAGAAAAATTAGAGGTaagtgattttgtgtgtgtgcgtgtgtgcgcgcgcgctcgCATGCGTGGAGAGCAAGCCTCTGGGCATCCATACATACATCAGAGAGGAGGTCAAAGCTTGGTAATAAAGGCAAATTAGATTTCTTCACTCATTCACCAAGGGCCTACTTTGTGTCAGAAAGTAAAACATCAAAAACGCCAAACTCAGAGGATAAAAGGCGCAAAAATAAGCGTTGGTAATTAATTGAATcatctacattttaaatgaaaaactaaacatgcatACTGATGTGGTAGAATCGAACTGATCAATGCCAAATAAAGGTTCTGTGCCCGACGGTAGAAAGCTAGTGAGCTAGAAGGCAGGTCTTCCATGTGTCTCAGATTTAAAACCAGATGCCTAGACTCCCTGGGGAGAGGTATCACCCTGTTTCTGGAGGTTAGGAAGGGGATCGGGGGCTTACCTGGCCTTGTCTAGGCTCCCCAGGCACCCCTGAAACACTCCTCCGACCTTCCACACACACCACTTCACAGCAGGCCTGGTCCTCATTGTGCCGGCTCTTGCCAGCGTTGATGACCCTGCCAAGCCAGATGACCACATCAGGCTGGACACCAGACCAGGTCCTGGAATAACCCCCACCTTAGACATACACACTCTGGCCTGCTGGCCAAGCTGAGAAAGGTCATAGCCACCTGGGATCCAGgccagagggaagagaagggaggcaggGCAAGGCACAGGGCATACTGTCTGGGTGTCAGGCCCCACCACCTTCTAGAAAAGACTGCAGCAGCACCTGCCTGCCTCAGGTCCTCCAACCCCTGGCAAAAGGGGCACCCCTAATGGTGCTGCCACGGGAAGGGGCCGGTTGGGGGCGCAGGAGGTTTTTCTTCCCTGCTTGCCAAGATTCTACAT
This DNA window, taken from Rhinolophus ferrumequinum isolate MPI-CBG mRhiFer1 chromosome 22, mRhiFer1_v1.p, whole genome shotgun sequence, encodes the following:
- the PPM1J gene encoding protein phosphatase 1J isoform X2, with the translated sequence MLSRVRSAVAHLVSSGGTPPPRPKSPDLTNATSALPTAPLEVPKSPSARAGSGSTAPPKTAEARASFSRPTFLQLSPGGLRRADDHAGRAVQSPPDTGRRLPWSTGYAEVINAGKSRHNEDQACCEVVCVEGRRSVSGVPGEPRQGQGLCFYYWGLFDGHAGGGAAEMASRLLHCHIREQLKDLVEILQDPSPPPLCLPSTPGAPGSSDPSHLVGPQSCWSSQKEVTHESLVVGAIENAFHVMDEQMAQERRGHQVEGGCCALVVVYLLGKVYVANAGDSRAIIVRNGEIIPMSREFTPETERQRLQLLARMMATIGVTRGLGDHNLKVCSSTLPIKPFLSCFPEVRVYDLTQYEHCPDDVLVLGTDGLWDVTSDCEVAATVDRVLSGYEPNDPNRYTALAQALVLGARGAPRDRGWRLPNNKLGSGDDISVFIIPLGGPGSYS
- the PPM1J gene encoding protein phosphatase 1J isoform X1, with translation MLSRVRSAVAHLVSSGGTPPPRPKSPDLTNATSALPTAPLEVPKSPSARAGSGSTAPPKTAEARASFSRPTFLQLSPGGLRRADDHAGRAVQSPPDTGRRLPWSTGYAEVINAGKSRHNEDQACCEVVCVEGRRSVSGVPGEPRQGQGLCFYYWGLFDGHAGGGAAEMASRLLHCHIREQLKDLVEILQDPSPPPLCLPSTPGAPGSSDPSHLVGPQSCWSSQKEVTHESLVVGAIENAFHVMDEQMAQERRGHQVEGGCCALVVVYLLGKVYVANAGDSRAIIVRNGEIIPMSREFTPETERQRLQLLGFMKPELLGGEFTHLEFPRRVQPKELGQRMLYRDQTMTGWAYKKIELEDLRFPLVCGEGKKARMMATIGVTRGLGDHNLKVCSSTLPIKPFLSCFPEVRVYDLTQYEHCPDDVLVLGTDGLWDVTSDCEVAATVDRVLSGYEPNDPNRYTALAQALVLGARGAPRDRGWRLPNNKLGSGDDISVFIIPLGGPGSYS
- the PPM1J gene encoding protein phosphatase 1J isoform X3 gives rise to the protein MLSRVRSAVAHLVSSGGTPPPRPKSPDLTNATSALPTAPLEVPKSPSARAGSGSTAPPKTAEARASFSRPTFLQLSPGGLRRADDHAGRAVQSPPDTGRRLPWSTGYAEVINAGKSRHNEDQACCEVVCVEGRRSVSGVPGEPRQGQSCWSSQKEVTHESLVVGAIENAFHVMDEQMAQERRGHQVEGGCCALVVVYLLGKVYVANAGDSRAIIVRNGEIIPMSREFTPETERQRLQLLGFMKPELLGGEFTHLEFPRRVQPKELGQRMLYRDQTMTGWAYKKIELEDLRFPLVCGEGKKARMMATIGVTRGLGDHNLKVCSSTLPIKPFLSCFPEVRVYDLTQYEHCPDDVLVLGTDGLWDVTSDCEVAATVDRVLSGYEPNDPNRYTALAQALVLGARGAPRDRGWRLPNNKLGSGDDISVFIIPLGGPGSYS